A part of Paenibacillus sp. IHBB 10380 genomic DNA contains:
- a CDS encoding DNA-3-methyladenine glycosylase family protein: MQTVKTKYFEYGQEEMDYLTSVDVTLGVAIARMGKVERVIIPDLFTALVYAIVGQLISVKAVHKIWTRIQDRFGEITPQNIAIQTADDIQRCGMTMKKAVCIQNVARMIEQGAFDLDELYVLSDGEVVRKLITLNGVGKWTAEMMLINAMERPDVISWGDIAIRRGMMKLYGLSELSQEQFEEYRLRYSPLGSVASIYLWTISFE, encoded by the coding sequence ATGCAAACCGTTAAAACAAAATATTTTGAATATGGACAAGAAGAAATGGACTATCTTACAAGCGTGGATGTAACACTGGGGGTAGCGATAGCTCGAATGGGCAAGGTTGAGCGTGTCATTATTCCCGATCTGTTCACGGCGCTCGTCTATGCCATTGTAGGCCAGCTTATTTCTGTGAAGGCGGTCCACAAGATTTGGACAAGGATACAGGATCGATTTGGTGAGATAACTCCGCAAAATATAGCCATACAGACAGCCGATGATATCCAACGATGTGGGATGACGATGAAAAAGGCGGTTTGCATTCAAAATGTTGCCCGTATGATTGAACAAGGCGCATTTGATTTGGATGAACTGTATGTTCTATCAGATGGCGAGGTCGTCAGGAAATTGATAACCTTAAATGGAGTTGGTAAATGGACGGCAGAAATGATGCTTATTAATGCAATGGAACGCCCTGATGTAATCAGTTGGGGGGATATAGCCATTCGCCGCGGAATGATGAAATTGTATGGTCTAAGTGAACTTTCACAAGAGCAGTTTGAAGAATATCGTCTAAGATATTCACCTCTGGGTTCAGTTGCTTCTATATACCTGTGGACCATCTCATTTGAATAA
- the fabV gene encoding enoyl-ACP reductase FabV, giving the protein MIIQPKTRGFICTTAHPEGCAKQVQRQIDYVKSQPAIEGPRNVLVIGASTGYGLASRIVSSFAAGANTVGVYFDKAAEGARTASAGWYNSAAFEEAAKEANRQSFSIVGDAFSDEIKEKTIDLIRTELGKIDLVIYSVASPRRTHPKTGETFSSVIKPIGETYTNKTVNFHNGEVTETTIEPASEEEIRQTIAVMGGEDWEMWIDELEQAGVLAEGATTVAYSYIGPEITHAVYREGTIGYAKNDLEATAKRLHEKLGTHGGRAFVSVNKALVTQSSSAIPVVPLYIAALYKVMKEQGIHEGCIEQMYRLFSDRLYNGSKETLVDGRGLIRVDDWEMKPEIQAEVTKLWSELETNNVYDLSDLEGYRKEFFQLFGFETDGVDYEVDTNPEVDIPNLR; this is encoded by the coding sequence TTGATTATTCAACCTAAAACACGAGGCTTTATTTGTACGACTGCACATCCGGAAGGCTGTGCTAAACAAGTACAGCGTCAAATCGACTATGTAAAATCCCAACCAGCTATCGAAGGCCCACGTAATGTGCTTGTGATAGGCGCTTCTACAGGCTATGGACTGGCTTCTAGAATCGTGTCTTCATTTGCTGCTGGGGCTAACACGGTCGGCGTTTATTTCGACAAAGCTGCAGAGGGTGCACGCACAGCTTCTGCAGGTTGGTACAATTCCGCTGCGTTTGAGGAAGCTGCCAAAGAAGCTAACCGTCAATCATTCAGTATCGTGGGAGACGCTTTCTCCGATGAGATTAAAGAAAAAACGATTGATTTGATCCGCACCGAGCTTGGAAAAATTGATTTGGTTATCTATAGTGTGGCATCACCGCGCCGCACACATCCAAAAACAGGCGAGACATTCTCTTCTGTCATTAAGCCGATTGGTGAAACCTATACGAATAAAACCGTCAATTTCCACAATGGCGAAGTAACGGAAACAACGATCGAGCCTGCGAGTGAAGAGGAAATTCGCCAAACGATTGCTGTAATGGGCGGTGAGGACTGGGAAATGTGGATAGATGAGCTTGAACAGGCTGGTGTGCTAGCAGAAGGTGCAACTACCGTTGCTTATTCGTATATTGGACCAGAAATTACACACGCTGTATATCGTGAAGGAACGATTGGTTATGCCAAAAATGATTTGGAAGCAACAGCGAAACGACTTCACGAGAAGCTTGGAACTCACGGCGGACGCGCATTTGTGTCAGTGAATAAAGCACTCGTAACACAATCCAGCTCAGCTATCCCTGTAGTACCTTTATACATTGCTGCTCTTTACAAAGTTATGAAGGAACAGGGTATCCACGAAGGCTGTATCGAGCAAATGTATCGGTTGTTCTCTGATCGACTCTATAATGGATCGAAGGAGACGCTTGTAGATGGAAGAGGTTTAATCCGTGTTGATGATTGGGAAATGAAGCCGGAAATTCAAGCTGAGGTCACGAAGTTGTGGTCAGAGCTAGAGACGAATAACGTGTATGACCTTTCTGATCTGGAAGGGTACCGCAAGGAGTTCTTCCAACTCTTTGGCTTTGAAACCGACGGCGTAGACTACGAAGTCGATACGAATCCAGAGGTAGACATTCCGAATCTTCGTTAA
- a CDS encoding copper amine oxidase N-terminal domain-containing protein, with amino-acid sequence MTSSFSFLIRISKKLFAGLLSLAVFSLLAVTANAANDLPSSNNGVQAKEIVPIKEIMSINETMPIGDRQVENQSYYNSFTGTVKKISDVEGVAGTKYVLVENAEGGIANFVISTDTYLANVIELAEGSTITGYYEANAPMILIYPAQYNVKVITANHPKDENIKVDLFDKDLVSADHSLQLNKSDQTTVVSQDGKAFEGELTNRKLVVSYGISTRSIPAQTTPTKIVVLFEKEVPPIHQLTDEEMSTMIGDVSTMEIVVNDKIIKAPAAFINEGGTVMVPLRAIAEALEYDLTWNNKLKSIMFGEVASLKIGEDNYKNSSATSIQLGASPQLVGNNAFVPLSFFKTVVGMNHAYVFEAQIVISNDEAIME; translated from the coding sequence GTGACCTCTTCTTTTTCGTTTCTTATTAGAATTTCTAAAAAGTTATTTGCAGGCTTATTATCTCTGGCTGTATTTTCTCTCCTCGCAGTAACAGCTAACGCTGCCAATGATTTACCCTCTAGTAACAATGGGGTACAAGCTAAGGAAATTGTGCCTATAAAAGAAATTATGTCAATAAATGAAACTATGCCTATAGGTGACAGACAGGTAGAAAATCAGTCATATTACAATTCTTTCACAGGAACGGTGAAGAAAATAAGTGATGTTGAAGGTGTTGCAGGTACGAAGTACGTGCTAGTTGAAAATGCAGAGGGTGGCATAGCCAACTTTGTAATATCTACTGACACCTATCTAGCAAATGTAATTGAACTTGCTGAGGGCTCCACAATTACCGGTTACTATGAAGCAAATGCACCGATGATTTTAATTTATCCAGCTCAATACAATGTTAAAGTTATTACAGCTAATCATCCTAAAGATGAGAATATAAAGGTAGATTTATTTGACAAGGATCTGGTTAGCGCTGATCATTCGCTGCAGCTGAATAAATCAGATCAGACCACAGTGGTGTCCCAGGATGGGAAGGCTTTTGAAGGTGAACTCACAAACAGAAAACTTGTTGTTTCATACGGCATATCAACAAGAAGTATTCCAGCACAAACAACTCCAACGAAAATTGTTGTATTATTCGAAAAAGAAGTGCCTCCCATTCATCAATTAACGGATGAGGAAATGTCTACAATGATTGGAGATGTTTCTACTATGGAGATCGTCGTGAATGACAAAATAATCAAAGCTCCAGCAGCATTCATCAATGAAGGTGGGACGGTTATGGTTCCACTTCGAGCCATTGCTGAAGCTCTAGAATATGACCTTACTTGGAATAATAAGCTGAAGAGTATTATGTTTGGTGAGGTTGCTTCATTAAAAATAGGTGAGGATAACTACAAGAATTCCAGTGCGACTTCTATTCAATTAGGGGCTTCTCCACAATTGGTTGGGAATAACGCTTTTGTTCCTTTGAGCTTTTTCAAGACTGTGGTTGGCATGAATCATGCGTACGTATTTGAAGCACAAATTGTTATTAGCAACGATGAAGCCATTATGGAATAG
- a CDS encoding nucleotidyltransferase-like protein, producing the protein MEQPDLFFKREIFDESTIGSIAYHEIRYRDHGALLYDFEYQILVVHEPRARYSKVEHTIIQDSRCEILHTNLVELRKWLIAGDKEDVVKYLLEGDILLDNEGDLLKLRLEFQSFEQQLRDQMMFLEFSRFLWLYVEAKRYMEEHRIMDAYHSVMESLHHWARIELIERGILPRSYVWEQVRGLNSAVHKLYEELTVSKETVEQRIELVLLGCEFSVMSKMAQCSVLLLRILSGRIQAWSIEDLIHHPELMSVSTELPLVLRKLVYHSFVKEVIVRNSNIRGNQNILYQAKIE; encoded by the coding sequence GTGGAGCAACCCGATTTGTTTTTTAAAAGGGAAATATTTGATGAAAGTACTATAGGGAGTATTGCGTATCATGAAATCCGATACCGTGATCATGGAGCATTACTCTATGACTTTGAATATCAAATATTAGTCGTGCATGAACCGAGAGCTAGATATTCAAAGGTTGAACATACGATTATTCAAGACAGCCGCTGCGAAATTCTTCATACTAACTTAGTAGAACTTCGGAAGTGGTTAATTGCTGGAGACAAAGAAGATGTGGTGAAATACCTCTTAGAGGGTGATATTCTCTTGGATAATGAAGGTGATCTGTTGAAGCTTCGTCTTGAATTCCAGAGTTTTGAACAACAGCTTCGTGACCAGATGATGTTCTTAGAGTTTTCGCGGTTCTTATGGTTGTATGTAGAAGCTAAGCGTTATATGGAAGAGCATCGTATTATGGATGCTTATCACAGTGTCATGGAGTCACTGCATCACTGGGCTAGGATTGAACTTATTGAACGTGGTATTCTTCCACGCTCTTATGTGTGGGAGCAGGTAAGGGGATTGAATTCTGCTGTTCATAAATTATATGAAGAATTAACGGTAAGCAAGGAAACTGTTGAGCAAAGAATTGAGCTAGTTCTGTTAGGATGCGAGTTCTCCGTCATGTCCAAGATGGCGCAGTGTTCTGTACTACTACTACGTATATTGAGTGGTCGAATACAAGCGTGGAGTATTGAAGATTTAATACACCATCCTGAGCTAATGTCCGTGAGTACAGAGTTGCCGCTCGTTTTGCGTAAATTAGTGTACCACTCTTTTGTCAAAGAGGTTATTGTGCGGAATAGTAATATACGAGGGAATCAGAACATTCTGTATCAAGCAAAGATAGAATGA
- a CDS encoding YgzB family protein, whose translation MIFKSAKINAFRLWGLLLTMIGMGLMVLGTGGIVFWGHTGKVFAGIGLVIGLIAMVGSLAIYFWAGMLSTSAVQIQCPECDKLTKILGRTDRCMFCRTMLTLDPDKANISADLLLDQRAQENVSDPNATKAPNESLSK comes from the coding sequence ATGATATTTAAATCTGCTAAAATCAATGCTTTTCGCTTATGGGGATTACTTTTAACTATGATTGGGATGGGCCTTATGGTTCTAGGAACGGGAGGTATTGTATTCTGGGGACATACCGGCAAAGTGTTTGCAGGCATCGGCCTTGTAATCGGACTTATAGCTATGGTTGGAAGCTTAGCGATCTACTTCTGGGCTGGTATGTTATCTACTAGCGCAGTTCAAATCCAATGCCCCGAATGCGACAAACTCACAAAGATTCTAGGTCGTACGGATCGTTGCATGTTCTGTAGAACGATGCTGACACTCGATCCAGATAAAGCTAATATTTCAGCCGATTTACTGCTAGATCAGCGTGCTCAAGAAAATGTATCTGATCCTAATGCGACTAAAGCACCGAACGAGTCGCTTTCCAAATAA
- a CDS encoding glycosyl hydrolase family 18 protein, with product MRRTTQGRRRTGKRSFSLLLVVCLLAVSAYYIVMQQLPNSQHVEPDWKGLNKPIFVKGELLEYSAVGTGDNLMLPLPVLQEVVDPNIRYELESKSIILTTPAKLMHLKTDKKTAEVNNQSIQLRFAPEETEGVLYLPLQPLKELYGIKIHEDANTGAVLLMRAGETIPMGKVDAGKPDKTIAIRQDHSIHSPILTDVSNDTELRVWKTNDEDWDFVQLDNGYAGYMEKKHIVMGKNKVIEVPAQKTTRAERSWKGKPVNLVWEAVYQRKPDPNSIGKLPGVNVVSPTWFSMIDGEGNVRSQADSSYVKWAHGQKMEVWGLLSNSFEPDLTSEAMSKFKSRINIINQMLKYAELYDLDGINLDFENVYTKDGDNISQFVREIKPLAEARGLIISVDVTPKSKSEMWSLFLDREALGSVADYLIVMAYDEHWAASPKAGSVASLPWVEAALQKIITEDHVPPEKLILGIPLYTRIWSEEMVDGKTKVSSKSVGMDSIAEIIRTKKLTPSYLESPQQNYVEYTEEGILKKIWIEDEVSLQARVDLVKSLNLGGIASWNRSFSNKQVWEVLKGVAP from the coding sequence TTGAGAAGAACAACACAAGGGCGTCGAAGGACGGGGAAACGCAGTTTCAGTCTATTGTTAGTTGTATGTTTGCTTGCTGTATCAGCCTATTACATCGTAATGCAACAGTTACCTAATTCACAGCATGTTGAGCCTGATTGGAAAGGGCTTAACAAGCCTATTTTTGTAAAAGGGGAGTTGTTAGAGTATTCTGCCGTAGGCACTGGCGATAATTTAATGTTGCCGTTACCTGTGCTACAAGAGGTGGTTGACCCTAATATTCGTTATGAATTGGAGTCGAAATCTATCATTCTGACCACGCCAGCGAAGTTAATGCATTTGAAGACTGATAAGAAGACAGCTGAAGTCAATAATCAATCTATCCAGCTTAGGTTTGCGCCAGAAGAAACGGAGGGGGTGTTATATTTGCCTCTCCAGCCTCTAAAAGAACTGTATGGCATTAAAATTCATGAAGATGCTAATACGGGCGCGGTTTTACTGATGCGAGCAGGGGAGACTATCCCTATGGGCAAGGTAGATGCTGGCAAGCCTGACAAGACGATAGCAATACGTCAAGATCATTCAATCCATTCTCCGATTCTAACTGATGTGTCTAATGATACGGAGCTTCGGGTATGGAAAACCAATGATGAAGACTGGGATTTTGTACAACTTGATAATGGGTATGCAGGTTACATGGAGAAGAAACATATCGTAATGGGTAAGAATAAGGTAATTGAGGTTCCAGCTCAGAAAACTACAAGAGCAGAACGTAGCTGGAAAGGGAAGCCTGTTAATTTGGTATGGGAGGCTGTATATCAGCGGAAACCTGACCCGAATTCAATAGGGAAATTACCTGGAGTGAATGTGGTTAGCCCTACATGGTTTAGTATGATTGATGGGGAAGGGAATGTTCGTAGCCAGGCCGATTCTTCTTATGTGAAATGGGCTCATGGTCAGAAGATGGAAGTATGGGGACTACTTAGTAATAGCTTTGAACCCGATTTGACATCCGAAGCCATGTCTAAATTTAAGAGTAGAATTAATATTATTAATCAGATGCTAAAGTATGCAGAACTGTATGACTTAGATGGCATTAATCTTGATTTCGAGAATGTATATACGAAAGATGGGGATAACATATCCCAATTTGTACGTGAAATTAAACCTTTAGCAGAAGCTCGGGGGTTAATTATTTCTGTAGATGTTACCCCTAAATCGAAGAGTGAAATGTGGTCACTTTTTCTAGATCGAGAAGCTCTTGGATCGGTTGCTGATTACTTAATCGTAATGGCATATGATGAGCACTGGGCAGCTAGTCCCAAAGCGGGTTCAGTAGCTTCACTTCCGTGGGTAGAGGCAGCATTACAAAAAATAATAACAGAAGATCATGTTCCACCAGAGAAATTGATTCTAGGGATACCGCTCTATACACGGATTTGGTCTGAGGAAATGGTAGATGGAAAAACAAAGGTTAGCTCCAAATCTGTGGGAATGGACAGTATTGCAGAAATTATCCGCACAAAGAAGTTAACACCAAGCTATCTGGAAAGTCCCCAACAAAACTATGTTGAATACACGGAAGAGGGTATACTCAAGAAAATATGGATAGAAGATGAAGTATCATTACAGGCCAGAGTAGATTTAGTGAAATCATTGAATCTTGGAGGGATTGCTTCTTGGAACAGAAGTTTTTCTAACAAACAGGTGTGGGAAGTACTGAAGGGTGTAGCTCCTTAA
- the perR gene encoding peroxide-responsive transcriptional repressor PerR: MATRVQHALEQLKTSGVRITPQRHAILDYLMESMSHPTADEIYRALEPKFPSMSVATVYNNLKMFMESGMVRELTYGDDSSRFDANVTDHYHVICEKCGKIEDFMYPSLESVEHEAELATGFKIKGLRMELYGVCQVCK; this comes from the coding sequence ATGGCAACGCGTGTCCAACATGCATTGGAACAATTAAAAACTTCCGGAGTCCGGATCACACCCCAACGTCATGCCATTTTGGACTATCTGATGGAATCGATGAGCCATCCAACAGCGGATGAAATATACCGTGCTTTAGAGCCTAAGTTCCCAAGCATGAGTGTAGCGACGGTTTACAATAATCTCAAAATGTTTATGGAATCTGGAATGGTTCGTGAATTGACATATGGGGATGACTCTAGTCGATTTGATGCAAATGTAACAGATCACTATCATGTCATTTGTGAGAAGTGTGGTAAAATTGAAGATTTCATGTACCCTTCATTAGAGTCGGTGGAGCATGAGGCTGAATTAGCTACAGGGTTTAAGATTAAAGGTTTGCGGATGGAACTTTATGGGGTCTGCCAAGTTTGTAAGTAA
- a CDS encoding DUF4097 family beta strand repeat-containing protein, producing the protein MNSKRKIQVGRYTATLLLIVTGILLLTDKIRGTDYTLLLLTWWPLLVVMWGIESILLYLFARDHERASGSKFRLDIRGLSLSIILTASVFVVTHQEHYLHLWNKVSLNLTAAAVDYSEQKGAHFFKDREIIPVSFNSQDIVIDNINGNIWLHREPVDDVQVDTEVWVDQITGPEAKEIFKESIVQISEGKTIKVETLGKPYGQSGKRQPRMDLNITLPENRRFNFQIRTMNGDITLRNVEAIKNISLETANGKIGIRDVLGDVKGSTSNGAIQVNNLNGSADLMTSQGNMEAMDITRSLRLSTQVGNLSVVRALGETDISTKNGNIDVKEVRRSLKAESLNGRVKTSSSEIGGDWNIYSAVGEMKLYLPYSGDYEIMGSISYGEIKTTMPTLILDNKTITGIIGTGEHSISIEGNSDLVVNKY; encoded by the coding sequence ATGAACAGTAAGCGTAAAATTCAGGTTGGACGATATACGGCAACGTTGCTGTTAATTGTAACCGGTATATTACTCTTGACGGATAAAATCCGGGGAACTGACTATACGCTACTGCTCTTGACATGGTGGCCACTTCTGGTTGTAATGTGGGGAATTGAGTCTATTCTTCTATACCTATTTGCTAGAGATCATGAACGAGCTTCTGGTTCTAAGTTTCGTCTTGATATTCGGGGACTATCCCTCTCCATAATTCTTACAGCTAGTGTATTTGTTGTAACTCATCAAGAACATTATCTTCATTTATGGAATAAGGTCAGTCTCAATTTAACAGCTGCGGCAGTGGATTACAGTGAACAGAAGGGCGCTCACTTTTTCAAAGACAGAGAAATAATTCCTGTTTCCTTTAATAGCCAAGATATTGTGATCGACAACATTAACGGAAACATTTGGTTACATCGGGAGCCGGTAGATGATGTGCAAGTTGATACAGAAGTGTGGGTTGACCAAATTACCGGTCCTGAGGCTAAGGAAATATTTAAGGAGTCTATAGTACAGATTTCAGAAGGAAAAACGATTAAAGTAGAGACCTTAGGAAAGCCTTACGGACAATCGGGTAAGCGCCAACCGCGCATGGATTTAAATATCACACTCCCTGAGAATAGAAGATTTAATTTTCAAATTCGCACCATGAATGGCGATATTACACTACGGAATGTTGAGGCAATTAAGAATATTTCATTGGAGACAGCCAATGGCAAGATCGGTATTAGGGATGTCCTTGGTGATGTGAAGGGTTCAACCTCGAATGGTGCTATTCAAGTTAATAATCTTAATGGTTCTGCTGATTTAATGACTTCTCAGGGAAATATGGAAGCGATGGATATTACCCGTTCACTTCGTTTATCCACCCAAGTGGGTAATCTATCTGTAGTGAGAGCATTAGGTGAGACTGATATTTCAACTAAAAATGGGAACATTGATGTTAAAGAAGTTAGAAGGAGTCTGAAGGCAGAGTCTCTGAATGGCAGAGTGAAGACGTCTTCTAGTGAAATTGGAGGCGATTGGAACATTTATAGCGCAGTCGGTGAAATGAAACTTTATCTTCCTTATTCTGGAGATTATGAAATTATGGGATCTATAAGCTATGGGGAGATTAAAACAACTATGCCTACATTAATATTGGATAACAAGACGATTACAGGGATTATTGGCACGGGGGAGCACTCCATTAGCATTGAAGGTAATAGTGACTTAGTTGTGAACAAATACTGA
- a CDS encoding MgtC/SapB family protein — protein sequence MYNPWLIDNVQILLRLLLAMLLGGLVGWERERSNHAAGLRTHILVCLGSTLIIMLSIYGFSDFANETNIRMDPARLASAVITGIGFLGAGTILFTGKSITGLTTAASVWVVAALGLSVGAGFYFAAIVSTILILFTLIIFNKLEQRYISVNKLHLLNMNAISSPGLLDDISELLYDEGITIRKIIVNDRSDTPYGEPQPPKTTIEISLHVLIKRTLDPIALTSKIRKIDGITMVNLE from the coding sequence TTGTATAATCCTTGGCTTATCGATAACGTACAAATTTTACTCCGGTTATTACTAGCTATGCTTCTTGGTGGATTAGTGGGATGGGAGAGAGAAAGATCTAACCATGCAGCGGGGCTACGTACTCATATTTTAGTGTGTTTGGGATCCACTTTAATTATTATGTTATCCATATATGGATTCTCTGATTTTGCTAACGAAACAAATATACGGATGGACCCGGCCCGCCTCGCATCAGCAGTTATTACGGGGATCGGATTTTTGGGTGCAGGGACGATTCTGTTTACGGGTAAATCGATTACAGGACTGACGACAGCTGCTTCCGTATGGGTTGTAGCTGCATTGGGACTTTCTGTAGGTGCAGGATTTTATTTCGCTGCCATTGTATCTACGATACTGATTTTATTCACTTTAATTATATTTAATAAGCTAGAACAGCGTTATATTAGTGTAAATAAGTTACATCTTCTCAATATGAATGCCATTTCTTCACCTGGATTACTCGATGACATCTCGGAGTTACTTTATGATGAAGGGATTACCATTCGGAAAATCATCGTCAATGATCGAAGTGATACACCTTACGGTGAGCCGCAACCCCCGAAAACTACCATCGAAATATCACTGCATGTCCTTATTAAACGTACCTTAGATCCGATTGCTCTCACTTCAAAAATACGTAAAATAGATGGAATAACCATGGTGAATTTAGAATAA
- a CDS encoding GNAT family N-acetyltransferase has translation MTIELSLNDEGTVNQIWRLQQVAYRLEAEKIGFIDIPPLLDTYETLRDCGEHFYGEMDDDGELLGAIAVLSEGEGTLTLTRMMVSPGHFRKGIAGRLIQYVLSKYSDIPLFIVSTGTRNDPAFSLYLKYGFIPFDKYEVAPNVELTTFHRRLNQSSLE, from the coding sequence ATGACTATAGAACTATCGTTGAATGATGAAGGAACAGTAAATCAAATTTGGCGTTTGCAACAGGTAGCCTATCGGCTTGAAGCAGAGAAAATTGGATTTATTGATATTCCTCCTTTACTTGATACGTATGAAACCCTTCGTGACTGTGGGGAACATTTTTATGGTGAAATGGATGATGATGGAGAACTTTTAGGAGCGATAGCTGTTCTTAGCGAGGGGGAAGGGACTTTGACTCTTACTCGTATGATGGTGAGTCCTGGACACTTTCGAAAAGGGATCGCGGGGCGTTTGATTCAGTATGTATTGAGTAAATATTCAGACATTCCTTTATTTATTGTATCTACGGGTACTCGCAATGACCCGGCATTTTCCCTATATTTGAAATATGGATTTATTCCATTTGATAAGTATGAAGTAGCACCAAATGTAGAACTGACTACATTTCATAGAAGACTAAATCAATCTTCTCTAGAATAA
- the gatB gene encoding Asp-tRNA(Asn)/Glu-tRNA(Gln) amidotransferase subunit GatB, protein MSTSKYETVIGLEVHVELHTASKIFCGCSTSFGAPPNSHTCPICLGHPGVLPVLNRQAVDYAMKAAMALNCTIGDRSKFDRKNYFYPDSPKAYQISQFDQPIGEHGWIDIEVNGETKRIGITRLHLEEDAGKLTHIDGGYASLVDFNRVGTPLVEIVSEPDISSPEEARAYLEKIRAIMQYCEVSDVKMEEGSLRCDANISLRPYGQKEFGTRAELKNMNSFRGVQKGMEYEQFRQAEILDDGGVVVQETRRWDETQGKTLSMRGKEQAHDYRYFPDPDLVTLLIDEEWKERIRATIPELPDARKERYTTEYGLPSYDAAVITSTKTFADFFEESLNYTKDAKAVSNWIMGDVLGYLNSSNLELSQVRITGQGLGELIGLIEKGTISNKIAKTVFKEMIESGKLPAQIVEEQGLVQISDEGAILTIVEQVVVANPQSIEDYNAGKQKAIGFLVGQVMKESKGKANPALVNKLLVDVLSR, encoded by the coding sequence ATGTCTACATCCAAGTATGAAACGGTAATTGGACTGGAAGTTCACGTCGAATTACATACAGCGTCCAAAATTTTCTGTGGCTGCTCCACATCTTTCGGAGCACCGCCTAACTCTCACACTTGCCCAATATGTCTAGGTCATCCAGGCGTATTGCCTGTTCTTAATCGTCAAGCGGTAGACTATGCTATGAAAGCAGCGATGGCACTTAACTGTACCATTGGGGATCGAAGTAAATTTGACCGCAAAAACTACTTTTACCCCGATTCTCCTAAGGCTTATCAAATTTCACAATTCGATCAACCGATCGGAGAACATGGTTGGATCGACATTGAAGTGAACGGAGAGACTAAACGGATTGGAATAACTCGTCTCCATTTGGAAGAAGATGCAGGTAAGCTCACTCATATCGATGGGGGGTATGCATCATTGGTGGACTTTAACCGTGTAGGTACACCTCTTGTTGAGATCGTCTCGGAGCCGGATATTTCTTCACCGGAGGAGGCTCGTGCCTACCTTGAGAAGATACGGGCTATTATGCAATATTGCGAAGTGTCTGATGTGAAGATGGAAGAGGGTTCGCTTCGTTGTGATGCCAATATTAGTCTTCGTCCTTACGGACAAAAGGAATTTGGCACGAGGGCGGAGCTCAAGAACATGAACTCTTTCCGTGGTGTACAGAAGGGCATGGAATATGAACAATTCCGCCAAGCTGAGATTTTGGATGATGGCGGAGTGGTTGTGCAGGAAACAAGACGCTGGGATGAAACACAAGGAAAAACACTGTCTATGCGGGGTAAGGAACAAGCGCATGATTATCGTTATTTTCCAGATCCTGATCTCGTGACGTTACTCATAGACGAAGAGTGGAAAGAGCGCATTCGTGCTACTATTCCAGAGTTGCCGGATGCACGTAAAGAACGTTATACAACAGAGTATGGCTTGCCTAGCTACGATGCAGCTGTCATAACCTCGACCAAAACGTTTGCAGATTTCTTTGAAGAAAGTCTGAATTATACGAAGGATGCCAAAGCGGTATCTAATTGGATCATGGGTGATGTATTAGGATATCTGAACAGTAGCAATTTAGAACTTTCACAAGTTAGAATTACAGGACAAGGTCTAGGCGAGTTGATTGGTCTTATTGAGAAGGGGACGATCAGCAACAAAATTGCCAAAACGGTCTTTAAAGAAATGATCGAAAGCGGTAAGCTTCCAGCACAAATTGTAGAAGAGCAAGGTCTTGTACAGATTAGTGACGAGGGAGCAATTCTGACCATTGTGGAGCAAGTCGTTGTAGCGAATCCACAATCTATTGAGGATTATAATGCCGGTAAGCAGAAAGCGATCGGCTTCTTAGTAGGGCAGGTTATGAAAGAAAGTAAGGGGAAAGCTAACCCAGCTTTGGTTAATAAATTACTTGTTGATGTATTAAGTCGCTGA